One Chromatiaceae bacterium genomic region harbors:
- a CDS encoding CopK family periplasmic copper-binding protein encodes MRVFKSLMAVALTTALFAAIAAEPPADRYELKDGSTLYVHPDGTMRMIDAHGKPLSMKDGVEMDLKDGRTLLMKNRRIWIQVGPPGKGFQYQRTE; translated from the coding sequence ATGCGAGTATTCAAGAGCTTAATGGCAGTAGCGTTGACGACCGCCCTGTTCGCGGCGATCGCTGCCGAACCGCCTGCGGACCGATACGAGCTGAAGGATGGCTCAACCCTGTATGTGCATCCGGATGGGACGATGCGAATGATCGATGCCCACGGCAAGCCCCTGTCGATGAAAGACGGTGTGGAGATGGACCTCAAGGACGGCAGGACGCTCCTGATGAAGAACCGACGCATCTGGATTCAGGTCGGTCCGCCCGGGAAAGGTTTCCAGTACCAGCGCACGGAGTAA
- a CDS encoding type II toxin-antitoxin system Phd/YefM family antitoxin, producing MSHVSANDLKTRGIAAIEAALSEHAEALVSVRGKDRFVVMELAQYHYLRECELEAALAQAKADVAAGRVIKESAEAHLARLDTME from the coding sequence ATGAGCCATGTCAGTGCAAATGATCTGAAAACTCGAGGTATTGCCGCGATCGAGGCGGCCCTGAGCGAACACGCCGAGGCGCTGGTGTCGGTGCGCGGTAAAGATCGCTTTGTGGTTATGGAACTGGCGCAGTACCACTATCTTCGCGAGTGCGAATTGGAGGCTGCGCTGGCTCAGGCCAAAGCGGATGTTGCCGCCGGGCGAGTGATCAAGGAGTCGGCTGAGGCGCACCTGGCGCGACTGGATACGATGGAATGA
- a CDS encoding efflux RND transporter periplasmic adaptor subunit: MRMPRKRLFGALGAVLLALAAGRAAGHGDEDHGQDARPAASPVLATATDVALAASASPQRLPDGSLFVPKPVQHQWGLRTQMARVEDLAATVELNGKVIADPNAGGRVQSIQSGRIEPGPRGLPTLGQRVTKGEVLAYLQPASNSIDRGNQQAQLAELESKLAIAERDLRRQEQLADAVPKKEVEAARFELEALKKRRAAVGASLSAPEPLLAPVAGVVGAANVVAGQVVETKEVLFEVVDPGRLAVEALAYDATLVEGIASASAPVPGGALELRFVGGGRQLREQAIPLLFRVASASAPVAVGQPLKVIAKTARTARGAAVPQGALVRNGAGEWVAWVHTAAERFVPRPVRFATLDAASAMVTSGLADGERVVTQGAGLLGQVR; this comes from the coding sequence ATGCGCATGCCTAGAAAACGCCTTTTCGGCGCCCTCGGGGCTGTGCTCCTGGCCCTCGCCGCCGGGCGGGCCGCGGGCCACGGGGATGAGGACCATGGTCAGGACGCAAGGCCAGCGGCTTCTCCTGTCTTGGCGACTGCGACCGACGTCGCGCTGGCAGCCTCCGCCTCGCCCCAACGCCTCCCCGATGGCAGCCTGTTCGTACCCAAGCCGGTGCAGCACCAATGGGGCCTGCGTACCCAGATGGCGCGGGTCGAGGACCTGGCCGCCACCGTCGAGCTCAACGGCAAGGTCATCGCCGATCCCAACGCCGGCGGGCGGGTCCAGTCCATCCAGTCCGGGCGCATCGAGCCAGGTCCGCGGGGCCTGCCGACCCTGGGCCAACGGGTGACCAAAGGCGAGGTGCTGGCCTATCTACAACCGGCGAGCAACAGCATCGACCGCGGCAATCAACAGGCACAACTCGCGGAGCTCGAATCCAAACTCGCCATTGCCGAGCGCGATCTGCGGCGTCAGGAGCAGCTCGCCGATGCCGTGCCGAAAAAAGAGGTGGAGGCGGCCCGCTTCGAGTTGGAGGCGCTGAAGAAGCGCCGCGCCGCCGTGGGGGCCAGCCTGAGCGCCCCGGAGCCCCTGCTTGCCCCGGTGGCCGGGGTCGTCGGCGCGGCCAACGTCGTGGCTGGGCAGGTGGTGGAGACCAAGGAGGTCCTGTTCGAGGTCGTTGACCCCGGGCGCTTGGCGGTCGAGGCCCTGGCCTATGACGCGACCCTGGTGGAGGGGATCGCCTCGGCCAGCGCCCCAGTTCCCGGCGGTGCCCTGGAGTTGCGGTTCGTCGGCGGCGGCCGGCAACTGCGCGAACAAGCCATACCGCTGCTCTTTCGCGTCGCCTCGGCCAGTGCCCCGGTGGCCGTCGGCCAGCCCCTCAAGGTGATCGCCAAGACCGCGCGCACCGCCCGAGGCGCGGCGGTGCCTCAGGGCGCCCTGGTGCGCAACGGCGCCGGCGAGTGGGTGGCCTGGGTCCATACGGCCGCGGAGCGCTTCGTGCCGCGTCCGGTACGCTTTGCCACCCTGGATGCGGCCAGCGCCATGGTGACCTCGGGGCTCGCCGACGGCGAGCGCGTCGTCACCCAGGGCGCCGGGCTGCTGGGACAGGTGCGCTGA
- a CDS encoding type II toxin-antitoxin system HicA family toxin — translation MGRLSGFRYRDIVRRLKQFGFVFDRQAAGSHEIWYNPQTGLYTTIPNHPGDLPEGTLRAILRQAGVTPDQFLALG, via the coding sequence ATGGGCCGGTTATCGGGCTTCCGTTATCGCGACATCGTGCGCCGCTTGAAGCAGTTTGGTTTTGTCTTTGATCGCCAGGCTGCTGGCAGTCATGAGATCTGGTACAACCCGCAAACGGGCCTCTACACCACCATACCGAACCACCCGGGCGATCTACCCGAAGGCACGCTGAGAGCTATTTTGCGCCAGGCTGGCGTGACACCAGACCAGTTTCTGGCTTTGGGGTAA
- a CDS encoding SHOCT domain-containing protein: protein MFGFDHFGMGWGGLGMVLIWVLPILLGILLVRYFARDREERREPTALEILEARYARGEIDRDEYLKRRADLTSIR from the coding sequence ATGTTCGGATTCGATCACTTCGGCATGGGATGGGGTGGATTGGGCATGGTGCTGATCTGGGTTCTGCCTATCCTTCTAGGCATCTTGCTCGTGCGCTATTTCGCCCGTGATCGTGAAGAAAGGCGGGAACCCACGGCCCTGGAGATCCTGGAGGCGCGCTATGCACGCGGCGAGATCGACCGGGACGAGTATCTGAAAAGGCGCGCCGATCTCACCTCGATACGGTGA
- a CDS encoding heavy metal sensor histidine kinase — MKALSLTARLSLLFALSAVVVLLGLGWVVARSVEAHFLELDRHEMEGKLALVRNLLAKVQTPTDFAALPRELDDALVGHPGLAVRVLAPDGALRFATGEVQVPAGEAAGIGLAQGRWRLWQEGGRWFRTLTAGAPTGLTPDRPDTVVIGLDISHHRHFMAGFRRTLAMAMALAALLTGVLGWAATRAGLRPLRRVTALASTLEASRLGARLPEARVPAEIETLVVAFNAMLARLEDSFRRLSEFSADIAHELRTPVGNLMIQTQVALSDARTLDQYREILYSSLEEYERMAQMISDMLFLAQADNGLLKPSTTAVDLAAEVRDLFDCFDAWSDERGVTLALDGSAAAVTGDRPMLRRALSNLLTNAIRHTPAGQSVQVYLEADTQGTRITFENPGVQVPAEHLPRLFDRFYRVDPVRRRQGEGAGLGLAIVKSIVTAHGGTIGVTSSEGGTQFVIVLPRMG, encoded by the coding sequence GTGAAGGCCCTGTCCCTGACCGCGCGACTGAGCCTGCTCTTTGCCCTGTCCGCGGTGGTGGTGCTGCTGGGGTTGGGTTGGGTGGTGGCGCGGTCGGTTGAGGCCCACTTCCTGGAGTTGGACCGTCACGAGATGGAGGGCAAACTCGCCCTGGTGCGCAACCTGCTCGCGAAGGTCCAGACCCCAACGGACTTTGCCGCCCTGCCCCGGGAGCTGGACGACGCCTTGGTCGGCCACCCAGGCTTGGCGGTGCGGGTGCTGGCCCCGGATGGGGCGCTGCGGTTTGCCACCGGGGAGGTGCAGGTCCCGGCCGGGGAGGCGGCCGGGATCGGCCTGGCCCAAGGGCGGTGGAGACTATGGCAGGAGGGTGGGCGCTGGTTCCGCACCCTGACGGCGGGTGCGCCGACGGGGCTGACCCCGGACCGACCCGATACGGTCGTCATTGGGCTGGACATCAGCCACCACCGGCACTTCATGGCCGGGTTCCGCCGCACCCTGGCCATGGCGATGGCACTGGCCGCCCTGCTCACCGGGGTCCTGGGTTGGGCCGCCACCCGGGCGGGACTGCGCCCGTTACGGCGGGTAACGGCCCTGGCCTCGACCCTGGAGGCCAGCCGGCTCGGGGCGCGCCTGCCCGAGGCCCGGGTGCCGGCCGAGATCGAGACGCTGGTGGTCGCCTTCAACGCCATGCTCGCGCGGCTGGAGGACAGCTTCAGGCGTCTGTCCGAGTTCTCCGCGGACATCGCTCACGAACTGCGCACCCCGGTGGGCAACCTGATGATCCAGACCCAGGTGGCACTCTCCGATGCGCGCACCCTCGACCAGTATCGAGAAATCCTCTATTCGAGCCTGGAAGAGTACGAGCGCATGGCGCAGATGATCAGCGACATGCTCTTTCTCGCCCAGGCGGACAATGGGCTGCTGAAACCGAGCACAACCGCCGTGGATCTTGCCGCCGAGGTCCGTGACCTGTTCGACTGCTTCGATGCCTGGTCGGACGAACGCGGTGTCACCCTCGCCCTGGACGGTAGCGCCGCCGCCGTAACCGGAGATCGTCCGATGCTGCGCCGCGCCCTGAGCAATCTACTCACCAATGCCATCCGTCACACCCCGGCCGGTCAGAGCGTGCAGGTCTACCTAGAGGCAGACACCCAGGGCACTCGGATCACCTTCGAGAATCCCGGGGTACAGGTCCCGGCCGAACACCTGCCGCGGCTATTCGACCGCTTTTACCGCGTCGATCCCGTCCGCCGCCGTCAAGGCGAAGGCGCCGGGCTAGGGTTGGCCATCGTCAAGTCCATCGTCACGGCCCATGGCGGAACCATCGGGGTCACATCGAGCGAGGGCGGAACGCAGTTTGTCATTGTCTTGCCCCGGATGGGTTAA
- a CDS encoding type II toxin-antitoxin system HicB family antitoxin, which translates to MEKMLKIHIESLNEGGFLATSDDIQGLVAQGRTVQETLDIAKDVARRLLEAQEERHRVVPLQPLEPSFDYPLIIGA; encoded by the coding sequence ATGGAAAAAATGCTTAAAATCCATATCGAATCCCTCAATGAAGGAGGCTTTCTGGCGACATCCGATGATATTCAAGGACTTGTAGCCCAGGGGCGCACCGTGCAGGAGACATTGGATATTGCTAAGGATGTAGCCCGGCGCCTGCTTGAAGCACAGGAAGAACGTCATAGGGTGGTCCCGTTGCAGCCACTTGAACCTTCATTTGACTATCCCTTGATTATTGGCGCCTAG
- a CDS encoding heavy metal response regulator transcription factor: MKILVVEDEPKTGDYLRQGLTEAGFVADLTRDGWDGLHLATSGGYDLVILDVMLPGLTGWQVLEGLRRTNRDLPVLFLTARDQVDDRVKGLELGADDYLVKPFAFAELLARVRTLLRRGRTTPEPSQLAVADLEIDLLRRRVLRAGRRIDLTAKEFALLEFFVRRRGEVLPRSLIASSVWDMNFDSDTNVVEVAVRRLRLKVDEGFEPKLIQTVRGMGYVLEAPE; encoded by the coding sequence ATGAAGATCCTGGTCGTCGAAGACGAGCCCAAGACGGGCGACTACCTGAGGCAGGGCTTGACCGAGGCGGGCTTTGTCGCAGACCTGACGCGCGACGGCTGGGACGGCCTGCACCTGGCCACCAGCGGTGGCTACGATCTGGTCATCCTAGATGTAATGCTGCCGGGGCTGACCGGCTGGCAGGTCCTGGAGGGGCTGCGCCGGACGAACCGCGATCTGCCGGTGCTCTTCCTCACCGCCCGCGATCAGGTGGACGACCGGGTCAAGGGGCTGGAGTTGGGCGCCGACGACTATCTGGTGAAGCCCTTCGCCTTCGCCGAGCTGCTGGCGCGCGTGCGTACCCTGCTGCGCCGTGGCCGCACAACGCCGGAGCCGAGCCAGCTTGCGGTCGCCGACCTGGAGATCGACCTGTTGCGGCGGCGGGTCCTGCGTGCTGGCCGGCGGATCGACCTCACGGCCAAAGAGTTCGCCCTACTGGAGTTCTTCGTCCGCCGACGCGGCGAGGTCCTGCCGCGCTCCCTCATCGCCTCGTCGGTGTGGGACATGAACTTCGACAGCGACACCAACGTGGTGGAGGTGGCCGTCCGCCGGCTGCGCCTCAAGGTGGACGAAGGCTTCGAACCCAAGCTGATCCAGACCGTGCGCGGCATGGGCTATGTGCTGGAGGCGCCGGAGTGA
- a CDS encoding DUF2384 domain-containing protein yields MGAVIEREVSASQDRGALAKMVMTLLDHWKLSTEDQAALLGIATSNRAALTRYRKGAPVGTSRDQYERVGHLLGIHKNLRLLFPQNRELAYRWMTTRNKAFDNLTPVEIVKEWGFAGLLTVRGYLDRARGV; encoded by the coding sequence ATGGGAGCGGTTATCGAGCGAGAGGTGAGTGCATCTCAAGATCGTGGTGCGCTGGCCAAGATGGTCATGACGTTGCTCGACCACTGGAAGCTAAGCACCGAGGATCAAGCGGCGCTGTTGGGCATCGCCACCAGCAATCGGGCCGCCTTGACGCGCTATCGCAAAGGCGCGCCGGTCGGCACCAGTCGCGATCAATACGAGCGGGTCGGTCACCTGCTGGGCATCCACAAGAACCTGCGCCTGCTGTTTCCACAGAACCGGGAGCTGGCCTACCGCTGGATGACGACCCGCAACAAGGCGTTCGACAACCTCACTCCGGTCGAGATCGTCAAGGAGTGGGGCTTCGCGGGGTTACTGACGGTGCGGGGGTACCTGGACCGTGCCCGTGGCGTTTGA
- a CDS encoding copper-translocating P-type ATPase — MLANFPRSPALTFPAGRDGNGRTSGLSDPDAGILAAFQGPAQTRRIVMNHAEHSDNAHRQEHPDHPVAAAEGRNLTTLYTCPMHPEIRQPTPGNCPKCGMTLEPMLPKLDDEAHPELTDFRRRFWWTLPLTLAVTALAMLGHRLGWLAPQDQSWVELLLASPVILWAGWPFFVRALRSVVTHTPNMWTLIGSGTAAAYGYSLVATVAPELFPPAFVAHGRVGVYFEAAAVIVSLTLLGQIFELRARAETGAAIRSLLGLAPKTARRIQADGNEEDIPLTQVHPGDRLRVRPGEKVPVDGVVEEGESAVDESMLTGEPLPVSKRSGDTLIGATLNANGSLIMRAEKVGTETVLAQIVQMVTQAQRSRAPMQRIADRVAGHFVIGVVAIALATLFGWGLFGPQPSWAYGLINAVAVLIIACPCALGLATPMSVMVATGKAATHGVLFRDAAAIENLGKIDTLIVDKTGTLTEGKPAFHGVVAAADGDEAADGDEAEVLRIAASLDQGSEHPLAQTIVAEARRRRLGLSNPQGFESSSGIGVRGLVDGQEVVLGNTVLMEENGVDWHPLAQQAEALRREGASVMFLAVAGKAAGLLAVSDPIKRSTPEALEALRGSGLAIVMATGDGLTTARAVGRRLGIDEVHGEVKPQDKDDLVARLQAQGRRVAMAGDGINDAPALARADVGIAMGTGTDVAMNSAQVTLVKGDLRGIASARKLSLATVRNMRQNLLFALFYNALGVPIAAGVLYPLTGMLLSPLIAALAMSFSSASVVTNALRLRRAIV; from the coding sequence ATGTTGGCGAACTTCCCCCGGTCGCCAGCCTTGACGTTCCCGGCGGGGAGGGATGGAAATGGACGAACATCGGGACTATCGGACCCAGACGCCGGCATTCTTGCCGCGTTTCAAGGTCCTGCCCAAACAAGGAGAATCGTCATGAACCATGCAGAGCATTCCGACAACGCCCACCGTCAGGAGCACCCGGATCATCCCGTGGCCGCGGCGGAAGGCCGGAACCTGACAACTCTCTACACCTGCCCGATGCATCCGGAGATTCGCCAGCCAACACCGGGCAACTGCCCCAAGTGCGGCATGACCCTGGAACCCATGCTGCCCAAGCTGGACGACGAGGCGCATCCCGAGCTCACCGATTTCCGCCGCCGCTTCTGGTGGACCCTGCCCCTGACCCTGGCGGTGACGGCGCTCGCCATGCTCGGCCACCGCCTGGGATGGTTGGCGCCGCAAGACCAGAGCTGGGTTGAATTGCTCCTCGCGTCGCCGGTCATCCTCTGGGCGGGCTGGCCGTTTTTCGTGCGCGCCCTGCGTTCGGTGGTGACGCACACGCCGAACATGTGGACGCTGATCGGTTCAGGCACCGCCGCCGCCTATGGCTACAGCCTGGTGGCGACGGTTGCGCCGGAGCTTTTCCCCCCCGCCTTCGTTGCCCATGGCCGAGTCGGTGTGTATTTCGAGGCGGCGGCGGTGATCGTGTCCCTCACCCTGCTGGGCCAGATCTTCGAGCTGCGGGCGCGCGCCGAGACCGGGGCGGCCATCCGGTCCCTGCTCGGCCTCGCGCCCAAGACGGCACGCCGCATCCAAGCCGACGGCAACGAGGAAGACATCCCCTTGACTCAGGTCCATCCCGGCGACCGGCTGCGGGTGCGGCCGGGCGAGAAGGTGCCGGTGGATGGCGTGGTGGAGGAAGGGGAGAGCGCGGTGGACGAATCCATGCTCACCGGCGAACCGCTCCCCGTTTCCAAGCGGTCCGGCGACACGCTGATCGGCGCGACCCTCAACGCCAACGGCAGCCTGATCATGCGCGCCGAGAAGGTCGGGACCGAGACCGTGTTGGCGCAGATCGTGCAGATGGTGACCCAGGCCCAGCGCTCGCGTGCGCCGATGCAGCGCATAGCCGACCGCGTGGCGGGCCATTTCGTGATCGGGGTGGTGGCGATTGCCTTAGCGACCTTGTTCGGCTGGGGGTTATTCGGCCCGCAGCCTTCCTGGGCCTATGGCCTGATCAATGCGGTGGCCGTGCTGATCATCGCCTGCCCCTGTGCGCTCGGGCTGGCGACGCCGATGTCGGTGATGGTCGCCACCGGCAAGGCGGCGACCCATGGAGTGCTGTTTCGCGATGCCGCGGCCATCGAGAACCTGGGCAAGATCGACACCCTGATCGTGGACAAGACCGGGACCCTCACCGAGGGTAAGCCAGCCTTCCACGGCGTGGTCGCGGCCGCGGACGGGGACGAGGCCGCGGACGGGGACGAGGCCGAGGTCCTGCGCATCGCTGCCAGCCTTGATCAGGGCAGCGAGCACCCCTTGGCGCAGACCATCGTGGCGGAGGCGCGGCGGCGCCGACTCGGGCTTAGTAACCCACAAGGCTTCGAATCCTCATCGGGCATCGGTGTGCGCGGCCTCGTCGATGGACAAGAGGTCGTGCTCGGCAATACCGTGTTGATGGAAGAGAACGGCGTCGACTGGCACCCTCTGGCGCAGCAGGCCGAGGCGCTACGCCGGGAAGGCGCCAGCGTCATGTTCCTCGCCGTTGCCGGCAAGGCGGCCGGGCTCCTGGCGGTATCCGATCCCATCAAGCGCTCGACGCCGGAGGCATTGGAGGCGCTTCGCGGCAGCGGTCTCGCCATCGTCATGGCCACCGGCGACGGCCTCACCACCGCCCGTGCCGTCGGCCGCAGGCTCGGCATCGACGAGGTGCATGGCGAGGTCAAGCCGCAGGACAAGGACGACCTGGTGGCCAGACTCCAGGCGCAGGGACGTCGGGTCGCCATGGCCGGCGACGGCATCAACGATGCGCCGGCGCTGGCCCGCGCCGACGTCGGCATCGCCATGGGCACTGGAACCGACGTGGCCATGAACAGCGCCCAGGTCACGCTCGTGAAAGGGGACCTGCGGGGCATCGCCAGCGCGCGTAAGCTCTCGCTCGCGACCGTGCGCAACATGCGCCAGAACCTGCTGTTCGCGCTCTTTTACAACGCCTTGGGGGTGCCGATCGCAGCCGGGGTGCTGTATCCCTTAACGGGGATGCTGCTGTCGCCGCTCATCGCGGCGCTGGCCATGAGCTTCAGTTCCGCGTCCGTGGTAACCAACGCATTGCGATTGCGCCGGGCAATCGTATGA
- a CDS encoding ABC transporter permease, whose translation MRLKDALTFSLRSLTSQPARTWLTLLAMGLGTAAVVVLSSLGEGARSYVSGKFTQLGTHLLIVLPGRSETTGGPPPLIGGTARDLTLDDALALLRSPLVERIAPLSLGSAPVSHGNREREANIVGTTADFQPVRQIELAQGQFLPPGDPRQGQAVTLLGEKLARELFDQQSPLGQWVRIGDRRFRVIGLLQSAGFSLGADLGDTALIPVASAQALFDSPALFRILIQARSRAALAPAEEAVLAILRERHEGEDDVTLITQDALLATFDKILNALTLAVTGIAAISLLVAGVLIMNVMLVAVSQRTPEIGLLKALGAAQRQILALFLTEALLLALAGTALGILVAYGAVALFNAQVPAFSLVTPLWAPLAAAAVSLATGLLFGLLPALRAARLDPVVALSGG comes from the coding sequence ATGCGCCTCAAAGATGCCTTGACCTTTAGCCTGCGGTCCCTGACGAGCCAGCCTGCCCGGACCTGGCTGACACTGCTGGCCATGGGGCTGGGGACGGCGGCGGTGGTGGTGCTGAGCTCCCTGGGGGAGGGGGCGCGTTCCTATGTCTCGGGCAAGTTCACCCAGCTTGGTACTCACCTGCTCATCGTCCTGCCGGGGCGTAGCGAAACGACCGGCGGACCGCCGCCCCTGATCGGCGGGACGGCCCGGGACCTGACCCTGGACGACGCCCTGGCCCTGCTGCGCTCGCCCCTGGTGGAACGGATCGCACCCCTCAGCCTGGGGTCGGCCCCGGTCTCCCACGGCAACCGGGAACGGGAGGCCAACATCGTCGGTACCACCGCCGACTTCCAGCCGGTGCGCCAGATCGAACTGGCCCAGGGCCAGTTCCTGCCGCCGGGCGATCCCCGTCAGGGTCAGGCCGTCACCCTCCTGGGCGAGAAGCTGGCCCGGGAACTCTTCGACCAGCAGTCCCCTCTCGGCCAATGGGTCCGTATTGGTGATCGCCGCTTCCGGGTCATCGGCCTCCTGCAAAGCGCTGGCTTCTCCCTGGGGGCGGATCTCGGCGATACGGCCCTGATCCCGGTCGCCTCCGCCCAGGCCCTCTTCGATAGCCCGGCCCTCTTTCGCATCCTGATCCAGGCCCGCAGCCGCGCCGCCCTGGCCCCCGCCGAGGAGGCCGTCCTCGCCATCCTGCGTGAACGCCACGAGGGCGAGGACGATGTCACCCTCATTACCCAGGATGCCCTGCTGGCCACCTTCGACAAAATCCTCAATGCCCTGACCCTGGCGGTGACGGGCATCGCCGCCATCAGCCTGCTGGTGGCGGGAGTGCTCATCATGAACGTCATGTTGGTGGCCGTCTCCCAGCGCACCCCGGAGATCGGCCTCCTCAAGGCCCTGGGCGCGGCCCAGCGGCAAATCCTCGCCCTCTTCCTCACCGAGGCCCTGCTGCTGGCGCTGGCGGGGACGGCCCTGGGCATCCTGGTCGCCTATGGGGCGGTTGCCCTCTTCAACGCCCAGGTCCCGGCCTTCAGCCTGGTCACGCCCCTCTGGGCACCGCTGGCGGCGGCGGCGGTCTCCCTGGCCACCGGGCTCCTCTTCGGCCTGCTGCCGGCCCTGCGCGCGGCGCGCCTGGACCCGGTGGTGGCCCTGTCCGGGGGTTGA
- a CDS encoding plasmid stabilization protein has translation MSFSLVFTDSYNRRAAKWLKKHSELRATYLKTLQLLELNPFHPSLRLHALRGRMQGVYSVSINMSYRITIDLLISEQEIILLNVGDHESVYD, from the coding sequence ATGAGCTTTTCGCTCGTTTTCACAGACAGCTACAATCGGCGCGCGGCTAAGTGGCTGAAAAAACATTCGGAGCTTCGCGCCACCTATCTGAAGACCCTACAGCTTCTTGAGCTCAACCCGTTTCATCCTTCTCTGCGCCTGCATGCGTTACGTGGCCGGATGCAAGGGGTTTACTCGGTGTCTATCAACATGTCTTATCGCATCACGATAGATCTCCTGATTTCCGAGCAAGAGATTATTTTGCTGAATGTGGGTGACCACGAATCCGTATACGACTAA
- a CDS encoding DNA2/NAM7 family helicase: MGERAFVKHLESVQGDERDQILFSLGYAPQERTRRDGQIERYVPARFGPLGQKGGESRLNVAVSRAKREILVVSSFDRVLLSVARTASTRDRSPSSSSWSTPITWPKAAATRPSKAPTKMR, encoded by the coding sequence ATGGGTGAGCGCGCCTTCGTCAAGCACCTGGAGTCTGTCCAGGGGGACGAGCGCGATCAGATCCTGTTTTCTCTGGGGTACGCGCCCCAAGAGCGTACCAGACGCGACGGCCAGATCGAGCGCTATGTCCCGGCCCGCTTCGGACCTCTTGGACAGAAGGGCGGCGAGTCCCGGCTCAACGTAGCGGTATCCCGCGCCAAGCGGGAAATTCTGGTGGTCTCCTCCTTCGACCGGGTGCTGCTGTCCGTGGCGCGCACAGCAAGCACGAGGGACCGAAGCCCTTCAAGCAGTTCCTGGAGTACGCCCATCACCTGGCCCAAGGCCGCCGCAACCAGGCCGTCCAAGGCCCCGACGAAAATGCGATAA
- a CDS encoding RES family NAD+ phosphorylase: MNSLFATLTLADVHQDLLRNIVSLRQSQDLFDDLTDDPAEWLLAQKVEVDVKPPLYRSMTPIIHRPFEDAEWFNAIAWPFKHWQASRFSDGTYGVWYGSDRVETTVYESAYHWYRGLLADAGFDREAVVAERKVYSVACGAALVDFRQATTDYPELLHPFDYSFPQTVGARIHREGHPGLLIQSVRRPGGDNLAVFNPGVLANPRLNCQLTYRLEGNWIRVEMQPGTVWVSLDVARFE, encoded by the coding sequence ATGAATTCGCTCTTCGCCACACTCACGCTGGCCGATGTTCATCAGGACCTGCTGAGGAACATCGTTTCGCTCCGACAATCCCAGGATCTATTTGATGACCTGACGGATGATCCAGCCGAGTGGCTGCTGGCGCAGAAGGTGGAAGTCGATGTCAAGCCTCCTCTGTATCGTTCGATGACGCCCATCATTCACCGACCGTTCGAGGATGCGGAGTGGTTCAACGCCATCGCTTGGCCTTTCAAGCATTGGCAGGCCAGCCGCTTTTCGGATGGGACTTATGGCGTTTGGTACGGATCAGACAGGGTCGAGACCACGGTCTATGAGTCCGCGTATCACTGGTACCGGGGGCTGCTGGCCGATGCCGGTTTTGATCGGGAGGCCGTCGTGGCCGAGCGCAAGGTCTACTCGGTGGCTTGCGGGGCTGCTCTGGTGGATTTTCGGCAAGCGACAACGGATTACCCCGAGCTGTTGCATCCCTTCGACTACTCCTTTCCGCAAACGGTGGGAGCGCGCATCCACCGGGAGGGGCACCCAGGGTTGCTGATTCAGTCCGTCCGCCGGCCGGGGGGCGATAACTTAGCGGTATTCAACCCCGGCGTGCTTGCGAACCCAAGGCTCAACTGTCAGCTCACGTATCGGCTGGAAGGCAACTGGATCAGGGTGGAAATGCAGCCGGGTACGGTCTGGGTAAGCCTGGATGTGGCAAGATTTGAATGA
- a CDS encoding DUF29 domain-containing protein: MTTAVRYEDDVVTWSSEQARLLREGRFDLLDIAHLAEEIEDVGKSEQRELANRMAILLAHLLKWEQQPPRRGASWQVTIRNQRRGIARRLEETPSLGPKLAEPDWWAGVWDDATAQVAEETGLSDFPDTCPWSRLQVLDQAWLPD; encoded by the coding sequence ATGACAACCGCCGTACGCTACGAAGATGATGTGGTCACCTGGTCCAGCGAACAGGCGCGCCTGCTGCGCGAGGGCCGGTTCGACCTCTTGGATATCGCGCACCTGGCCGAGGAGATCGAAGACGTGGGCAAGAGCGAACAACGAGAACTGGCCAACCGTATGGCCATCCTCCTGGCCCATCTCCTCAAGTGGGAGCAACAGCCCCCGCGGCGAGGGGCAAGCTGGCAAGTTACCATCCGCAATCAGCGCCGCGGCATCGCCCGCCGCCTGGAGGAAACTCCGAGCCTGGGCCCCAAGCTCGCCGAACCGGACTGGTGGGCCGGTGTCTGGGATGACGCCACGGCTCAGGTGGCCGAGGAGACGGGATTATCGGATTTTCCCGATACCTGTCCCTGGAGTAGGTTGCAGGTATTGGATCAAGCCTGGTTGCCGGACTGA